A window of the Posidoniimonas polymericola genome harbors these coding sequences:
- a CDS encoding TolC family protein: MATGRYSSKLLSLLLALVGVVGCSRTHYRLQADSQANCVVDQKAPLAGSEAGRYRIGIHPASRMFDPNDPDQPPMPPDDPASNTILQCVDGKRGAKQWQNAEQTPFIENPNWTDSLPLDEEGRLVLDLPAAVQTALLHAPDYQEEVEDLYLSALDVTFERFRFDTQFFGGSSVFYTADGHVRSGIGQSASTLNVTPFTSSTQLQKLGATGSELVVGLANSLVWQFSGPDNYASTTLLDFTLVQPLLRGAGRAVVLERLTIAERTLLANVRSMERYRSGYYLEIAIGRDAGDGASRRGGFFGGAGLEGFTGVGGGGFGRIGGFNGGGNFGGGGGITGGAGAAAASGYVGLLQSQQVLLNQQANVAALRESVEQLVASYDAGRIDRFQVDLARQALYNAQSQLLQSEAGLQGSLDSFKITLGLPPDLPLVVDDDLLSRFNLRDESLVALQTDATVAAGELRERIREASEAATEASDPGVPEPNSLPSPVDTELEAVPKPAEVILAESEFNRLAAESLAQLAVVRADVEQLEAILPSRREHLQQLATWDEVAMAGIDPDIFSPARLDKRFDQLRRDLDVVAERIDRLAGRVASVADAAEQSGGDEVQALREATSQLSSALLELSLLQARARLDAIDTPPTELTPEDALAIASFYRRDWMNNRAALVDTWRLVTFNANDLRSDLDVVFSGDIGNVGDNPLALRGSNGRLRVGLQFDAPLTRLSERNVYVQSLIEYQQGRRAYYRYVDRLYQGLRATLRQVRLNEINLELRREAVLVAIAQVDITQLRLFEPPKPGEEAALSNTTARDLVQALSDLLNVQNDFLSVWVNNEVQRLNLEWDLGLMQVDERGIRIPLQAPFRDFLAALPCPDELRPWAIPEVAEPAAEPAVFEFPAEFSSSGRHTGVQQASWEEYAERPRRLPQVAIP; encoded by the coding sequence ATGGCAACCGGACGTTACAGCTCGAAGCTTTTGTCGCTGCTGCTGGCATTGGTCGGCGTTGTGGGGTGCTCGCGCACCCACTACCGTCTGCAGGCCGACAGCCAGGCGAACTGCGTCGTAGACCAGAAGGCGCCGCTCGCAGGCAGCGAGGCCGGTCGGTACCGCATCGGCATCCACCCGGCGTCGCGGATGTTCGACCCGAACGACCCCGACCAGCCGCCGATGCCGCCGGACGACCCGGCCTCGAACACGATCCTGCAGTGCGTCGACGGCAAACGCGGCGCAAAGCAGTGGCAGAACGCCGAGCAGACCCCGTTCATCGAGAACCCGAACTGGACCGATTCTCTGCCGCTCGACGAAGAGGGGCGGCTAGTGCTCGACCTGCCTGCGGCGGTGCAAACAGCATTGCTGCACGCCCCCGATTACCAGGAAGAGGTCGAAGACCTGTACCTCTCGGCGCTCGACGTCACGTTCGAACGGTTCCGCTTCGACACCCAGTTCTTCGGCGGCTCGTCGGTTTTCTACACGGCCGACGGTCACGTGCGGTCGGGGATCGGACAGTCTGCTAGCACGCTCAATGTGACTCCATTCACTTCTAGCACCCAGCTGCAAAAACTGGGTGCCACCGGCAGTGAGCTGGTGGTTGGACTGGCAAATTCGCTGGTGTGGCAGTTCTCTGGCCCCGACAACTACGCCAGCACGACCCTGCTGGACTTCACGCTGGTGCAACCCCTGCTGCGGGGCGCCGGTCGGGCGGTGGTGCTCGAGCGGCTCACCATCGCCGAGCGGACCCTGCTGGCCAACGTGCGGAGCATGGAACGCTACCGCAGCGGCTACTACCTCGAGATTGCCATCGGCCGCGACGCGGGCGACGGCGCCAGCCGCCGCGGCGGTTTCTTCGGCGGCGCCGGCCTGGAAGGCTTCACGGGCGTGGGCGGCGGCGGTTTTGGCCGCATCGGCGGGTTCAACGGCGGCGGCAACTTTGGCGGCGGCGGTGGCATCACCGGCGGCGCGGGCGCCGCTGCGGCGAGCGGGTACGTCGGCTTGCTGCAGAGCCAGCAGGTGCTGCTCAACCAGCAGGCGAACGTCGCCGCGCTGCGCGAGAGCGTCGAGCAGCTCGTCGCCTCGTACGACGCCGGCCGCATCGACCGTTTCCAGGTGGACCTTGCTCGGCAGGCGCTCTACAACGCCCAGAGCCAGCTCCTCCAGAGCGAGGCGGGCCTGCAGGGCTCGCTCGACAGCTTCAAGATCACGCTCGGCCTGCCCCCCGACCTGCCGCTGGTGGTCGACGACGACTTGCTGAGCCGCTTCAACCTGCGTGACGAGTCGCTCGTCGCGCTGCAGACCGACGCGACCGTCGCCGCTGGCGAGCTGCGGGAACGGATCCGCGAAGCCAGCGAGGCGGCTACCGAAGCCAGCGACCCCGGTGTGCCCGAGCCCAACTCCCTGCCGTCGCCCGTCGACACCGAACTCGAAGCAGTGCCCAAGCCGGCCGAGGTAATATTGGCAGAGAGCGAGTTCAACCGACTTGCAGCAGAGTCCCTCGCCCAACTAGCGGTCGTCCGCGCCGATGTCGAGCAGCTCGAGGCGATCCTTCCCAGCCGCCGCGAGCACCTCCAGCAGCTCGCCACTTGGGACGAGGTCGCGATGGCCGGCATCGACCCCGACATCTTTTCGCCCGCTCGCCTCGACAAGCGGTTCGACCAGCTCCGGCGCGACCTCGACGTCGTGGCCGAGCGGATCGACCGCCTGGCCGGGCGAGTGGCGTCGGTTGCCGACGCGGCCGAGCAGAGTGGCGGCGATGAAGTCCAGGCCCTCCGCGAAGCCACGAGCCAGCTCTCGTCGGCGCTGCTCGAGCTGTCGCTGCTGCAGGCCCGGGCCAGGCTAGACGCCATCGACACGCCGCCCACCGAGTTGACCCCGGAGGACGCGCTGGCGATCGCTAGCTTCTACCGCCGCGACTGGATGAACAACCGGGCCGCCTTGGTCGACACCTGGCGGCTGGTGACCTTCAACGCCAACGACCTCCGCAGCGACCTCGACGTGGTCTTCAGCGGCGACATCGGCAACGTCGGCGACAACCCGCTGGCGCTCCGCGGCTCCAACGGCAGGCTGCGGGTTGGCCTGCAGTTCGACGCGCCGCTGACACGCCTGAGCGAACGCAACGTCTACGTGCAGTCGCTGATCGAGTACCAGCAGGGGCGACGGGCCTACTACCGCTACGTCGACCGGCTGTACCAGGGCCTGCGGGCCACGCTGCGGCAGGTCCGCCTGAACGAGATCAACCTCGAGCTCCGCCGCGAGGCGGTGCTGGTCGCGATCGCCCAGGTCGACATCACGCAGCTACGGCTGTTCGAGCCCCCCAAGCCAGGGGAAGAGGCCGCCCTCAGCAACACCACGGCCCGCGACCTGGTGCAGGCGTTGTCTGATTTGCTCAACGTCCAAAACGACTTCCTTAGCGTGTGGGTCAACAACGAGGTGCAGCGGCTCAATCTCGAGTGGGATCTCGGCCTGATGCAGGTGGATGAGCGCGGCATCCGCATCCCGCTCCAGGCGCCGTTTCGCGACTTCCTGGCCGCCCTGCCCTGCCCCGACGAGCTGCGCCCCTGGGCAATCCCCGAGGTGGCAGAGCCGGCGGCAGAGCCCGCGGTGTTCGAGTTCCCGGCTGAGTTCTCGAGTTCCGGCCGCCACACGGGGGTCCAGCAGGCAAGCTGGGAGGAGTACGCCGAGCGTCCCCGCCGGCTGCCACAGGTTGCTATCCCATAG
- a CDS encoding efflux RND transporter periplasmic adaptor subunit — protein sequence MNSILPTALPTPPRSARRGVSVLVLLVLLAIVSGGAYATYQYLPAFQSRSLHDEIMFYEIERQDFSLAITERGEIESVGDAEIRSEVKTQNAGGLAILRLAPEGGLVQEGDFLVELDSSALREERTTQQISVNTAEALVVEARNLYETAVIAEQEYLEGVYVQERQTIESEVFVAEENLTRAQEYLQYSKKLAAKGYVNDLQLEADAFAVEKARKELEAAKTKLRVLDDFTKAKMLKQLQSDILITKAKWEAEKNSLQLESDKLTDINDQITKCVITAPRDGVVKYAHVSDRRGDNDFIVEEGAEVRERQTIIRLPDTSQMRVELTINESLVQHVKVGMPAQIRPIGVDDTVLPGRVSTINQYAEPSGWRKANVKEYKAYVELVSAADGLRPGMTASVTINSIDSPNVLQAPVQAVYSHGADFYCFVPRGEQLEARKLTCGPTNDRFFVIEDGLQEGERVAMNPRDLLSLVDLPELPKKPGRRGPEQRAPEPAPDAAKGEVAAARPQPAATDG from the coding sequence ATGAATTCCATCCTCCCCACAGCACTCCCTACGCCGCCCCGCTCGGCCCGACGTGGGGTCTCGGTCTTGGTTCTGTTGGTGTTGTTGGCGATCGTCTCGGGCGGAGCCTACGCCACCTACCAATACCTCCCGGCATTTCAGAGCCGGTCTCTGCATGATGAGATCATGTTCTATGAGATCGAGCGCCAAGACTTCTCGCTCGCGATTACCGAACGCGGCGAGATCGAGTCGGTTGGCGACGCGGAGATTCGTTCGGAGGTGAAGACCCAGAACGCCGGCGGCCTGGCGATCCTGCGGCTCGCCCCAGAGGGCGGCCTGGTGCAAGAAGGCGACTTCCTGGTTGAACTCGACTCGTCGGCGCTCCGTGAGGAACGCACCACCCAACAGATCTCGGTCAACACGGCCGAGGCCCTCGTCGTCGAGGCCCGCAACCTGTACGAGACCGCCGTCATTGCCGAGCAGGAGTACCTCGAAGGGGTGTACGTCCAAGAGCGGCAGACCATTGAGAGCGAGGTGTTCGTTGCCGAGGAGAACCTGACCCGCGCACAGGAGTACCTGCAGTACAGCAAGAAGCTAGCCGCCAAGGGGTACGTCAACGACCTGCAACTCGAGGCCGACGCGTTCGCAGTCGAGAAGGCCCGCAAAGAGCTCGAGGCCGCCAAGACCAAGCTCCGTGTGCTCGACGACTTCACCAAGGCGAAGATGCTCAAGCAGTTGCAGAGCGACATCCTCATCACCAAGGCCAAGTGGGAAGCCGAGAAAAACTCGCTGCAGCTCGAGAGCGACAAGCTCACCGACATCAACGACCAGATCACCAAGTGCGTCATCACCGCGCCGCGGGACGGCGTTGTGAAGTACGCGCACGTCTCCGACCGCCGCGGCGACAACGACTTCATCGTCGAGGAGGGCGCCGAGGTCCGCGAGCGGCAGACCATCATCCGCCTGCCGGACACGTCCCAGATGCGGGTAGAGCTGACGATCAACGAGTCGCTGGTGCAGCACGTCAAGGTTGGCATGCCGGCGCAGATCCGTCCCATCGGCGTGGACGACACCGTCCTGCCGGGACGGGTATCAACGATCAACCAGTACGCCGAGCCCTCGGGCTGGCGCAAGGCGAACGTCAAGGAATACAAGGCGTACGTCGAGCTTGTTTCCGCAGCCGACGGCCTGCGGCCCGGCATGACTGCCAGCGTGACTATCAATTCCATCGACTCCCCCAATGTGCTCCAGGCGCCCGTGCAGGCGGTCTACTCCCACGGCGCCGACTTCTACTGTTTTGTTCCACGGGGCGAGCAGCTCGAGGCCCGCAAGCTGACGTGCGGCCCGACCAACGACCGTTTCTTCGTGATCGAGGACGGACTGCAAGAGGGCGAGCGGGTCGCGATGAACCCGCGCGACCTGCTATCGCTTGTCGACCTGCCCGAGCTCCCCAAGAAGCCCGGCCGCCGCGGCCCCGAGCAACGCGCACCCGAGCCCGCCCCGGACGCCGCCAAGGGCGAGGTGGCCGCGGCCCGGCCACAGCCGGCCGCGACCGACGGCTGA
- a CDS encoding ABC transporter ATP-binding protein: protein MKPTPSAVSIRELQKHYVVGGETVKALRGVSFEVPVGDYLSIMGPSGSGKSTLLNLLGCLDRPTSGSFLLGGVDVAHMPDDLLAETRATSLGIVFQSFNLLPSLTVVENIELPLYYSGRLGRDAREHCEELAKRVGLGDRLDHRPTQLSGGQQQRVAIARSLANDPRFILADEPTGNLDSQTTNDILRLLDELNQEGRTLIIVTHEDEVAERTKRTIVLRDGQLQTDERRS, encoded by the coding sequence ATGAAGCCCACCCCGTCCGCCGTCAGCATCCGCGAGCTGCAGAAGCACTACGTCGTCGGCGGCGAGACCGTCAAAGCCCTGCGGGGCGTGTCGTTTGAGGTCCCCGTGGGCGACTACCTGTCGATCATGGGCCCGTCCGGCTCCGGCAAGAGCACGCTGCTCAACCTGCTGGGGTGCCTCGACCGGCCGACGTCGGGGTCGTTCCTGCTCGGCGGGGTGGACGTCGCGCACATGCCCGACGACCTGCTCGCCGAGACCCGCGCCACCAGCCTCGGCATCGTGTTTCAGTCGTTTAACCTCCTTCCGTCGCTGACGGTGGTGGAGAACATCGAGCTGCCGCTCTACTACAGCGGCCGGCTCGGCCGCGACGCACGCGAGCACTGCGAGGAGCTCGCCAAGCGGGTCGGCCTGGGCGACCGCCTTGACCACCGCCCGACCCAGCTCTCCGGCGGTCAGCAGCAGCGGGTGGCGATCGCCCGCAGCCTGGCCAACGACCCGCGGTTCATCCTCGCCGACGAGCCGACCGGCAACCTCGACTCGCAGACCACCAACGACATCCTGCGACTGCTCGACGAGCTGAACCAGGAGGGCCGCACGCTCATCATCGTGACCCACGAGGACGAGGTCGCCGAACGCACCAAACGCACCATCGTCCTCCGCGACGGCCAGCTGCAGACCGACGAGAGGCGTTCATGA
- a CDS encoding ABC transporter permease: MNHWGRTLGMSIKSLLMHPMRSGLTVLGILIGVSSVIWLLAIGEGISAKSQEQIAGLGAQNIIVRTIKPSSDDFEGGLYGLTRDDYRRISETIPTLESVLPIRELRREFRHGSRRMEGRLVGCTPEYMEVVRLRLADRRGNRFLTDLDIDEERNYCVLAYEVARKLFPMGGEFGKSVMIDDEFYEVVGVVAARDPTAGIGGSLAAEDFSGDVYVPITTLWRRNGDMEIITKPGQFQQEIKEIDQITAKVANKTDVLKTAGVLRQTVEAYHPDRDFGVTVPLELLQQARTTQLMFILFLGLIAAISLVVGGIGIMNIMLATVTERTREIGIRRAVGAKKADIVQQFLTESVVLSVVGGLLGILIGLACRPLLIALRAFMFWQFPDQMEALPDLIRSVEPILVGWSIPLAFLISAVVGVLFGVYPATKAAALDPIVALRHE; encoded by the coding sequence ATGAACCACTGGGGCCGCACGCTCGGCATGAGCATCAAGAGCCTGCTGATGCACCCGATGCGCAGCGGCCTGACCGTGCTCGGCATCCTGATCGGCGTGTCGAGCGTGATCTGGCTGCTGGCGATCGGCGAGGGCATCAGCGCCAAGTCGCAGGAGCAGATCGCCGGCCTCGGCGCCCAGAACATTATCGTCCGCACGATCAAACCCTCGAGCGACGACTTCGAGGGCGGCCTGTACGGCCTGACCCGCGACGACTACCGCCGGATCAGCGAGACGATCCCCACGCTCGAGTCCGTGCTGCCGATCCGCGAGCTCCGCCGCGAGTTCCGCCACGGCTCGCGCCGCATGGAGGGTCGCTTGGTCGGCTGCACCCCCGAGTACATGGAGGTCGTCCGGCTTAGGCTGGCCGACCGCCGCGGCAACCGCTTCCTCACCGACCTCGACATCGACGAGGAACGCAACTACTGCGTGCTCGCCTACGAGGTCGCCCGCAAGCTGTTCCCGATGGGGGGCGAGTTCGGCAAGTCGGTCATGATCGACGACGAGTTCTACGAGGTGGTGGGCGTCGTCGCCGCCCGCGACCCGACCGCCGGCATCGGCGGCTCGCTCGCCGCAGAAGACTTTTCCGGCGACGTCTACGTGCCGATCACCACCCTCTGGCGCCGCAACGGCGACATGGAGATCATCACCAAGCCCGGCCAGTTCCAGCAGGAGATCAAGGAGATCGACCAGATCACCGCCAAGGTCGCCAACAAGACGGACGTCCTCAAGACGGCCGGCGTGCTCCGCCAGACGGTCGAGGCCTACCACCCCGATCGCGACTTCGGCGTCACCGTGCCGCTCGAGCTGCTGCAGCAGGCCCGTACGACGCAGCTCATGTTCATCCTGTTCCTCGGCCTGATCGCGGCGATCTCGCTGGTAGTCGGCGGCATCGGCATCATGAACATCATGCTGGCGACCGTCACCGAGCGGACCCGCGAGATCGGCATCCGCCGCGCGGTTGGCGCGAAGAAGGCCGACATCGTGCAGCAGTTCCTCACCGAGAGCGTCGTGCTGTCGGTGGTGGGCGGGCTGCTCGGCATCCTGATCGGCCTGGCCTGCCGCCCGCTCTTGATCGCGCTCCGCGCGTTCATGTTCTGGCAGTTCCCCGACCAGATGGAGGCCCTCCCCGACCTGATCCGCTCGGTCGAGCCGATCTTGGTTGGCTGGTCGATCCCGCTGGCGTTCCTGATCTCGGCCGTGGTCGGCGTGCTGTTCGGCGTCTACCCGGCGACCAAAGCGGCCGCACTGGACCCGATTGTCGCCCTGCGGCATGAGTGA
- a CDS encoding PEP-CTERM sorting domain-containing protein: MIWRLSLLACLAIATPAAATTMNFDFGNNGRQTNVPGWNNVVHDNGSPSPTLFVVFDDTGVAVPGVTLEETDEFYIVGQPSQGGSESPAGDAAGLPVDATDDYYFGHSGAFGGGDDNPTGGFKLTGLDQNLAYDFLFFSSRTGVNDNRETAFSVTGSNVGSGLTATSNNDSEVLTISGIMPDANSEIAISVSAGPNNDNGNGFYYVNLMQVSTAVPEPASGLLIALSGGLTALRRRR, encoded by the coding sequence ATGATTTGGCGCCTATCGCTGCTCGCCTGCCTCGCAATCGCCACACCGGCCGCTGCGACTACCATGAATTTTGACTTCGGCAACAACGGCCGGCAGACGAACGTGCCCGGCTGGAACAACGTCGTCCACGACAACGGTTCGCCCTCCCCGACGCTGTTTGTCGTGTTCGACGACACAGGCGTAGCGGTGCCCGGCGTCACTCTTGAAGAGACCGACGAATTCTATATCGTTGGTCAACCATCTCAGGGGGGCAGTGAGTCGCCCGCGGGCGACGCGGCCGGGTTGCCTGTCGATGCAACGGACGACTACTACTTTGGGCACAGCGGCGCCTTCGGCGGCGGCGATGACAACCCAACCGGCGGATTCAAGCTGACCGGCCTCGATCAGAACCTCGCGTACGACTTCTTGTTTTTCTCCTCCCGCACCGGAGTCAACGACAACCGTGAGACGGCGTTCAGCGTCACCGGCAGCAACGTCGGCAGCGGGCTGACAGCGACCTCCAACAACGACTCGGAGGTGCTGACGATCAGCGGCATCATGCCCGACGCCAACAGCGAGATCGCGATTAGCGTCTCGGCTGGCCCCAACAACGACAACGGCAACGGGTTCTACTACGTGAACCTGATGCAGGTCAGCACCGCCGTTCCCGAGCCCGCCTCGGGCCTGCTGATCGCCCTGTCCGGCGGGCTGACCGCCTTGCGTCGTCGCCGGTAA
- a CDS encoding leucine-rich repeat domain-containing protein, with amino-acid sequence MRIRFKLKTAIGAITSTCLLLGLWAVKTREFRAIDRIGMLGGEVLFESDGYRTMPDEPAVRLSGSAPRHGMLTSFCADYLGIVVGESAQFAFVRGYHQPITDLTFESLNLKALPSLQGISFSDTLAGDMTVTEVSSLTGLQELALRNTRITNKSLPGLARMSHLRRLDVRGTSLEREDIAFLEEAIPDAEILSDWPSLRSDH; translated from the coding sequence ATGAGGATCCGCTTCAAACTAAAGACTGCCATCGGGGCGATCACCTCAACCTGCCTGCTCCTCGGCTTGTGGGCGGTGAAGACGCGTGAGTTCCGGGCGATTGACCGCATTGGGATGCTTGGTGGCGAAGTGCTCTTCGAGAGCGACGGCTACCGCACGATGCCCGATGAGCCGGCTGTGCGCCTCAGCGGCAGCGCGCCGCGTCACGGCATGCTGACCTCTTTTTGTGCGGACTACCTGGGCATCGTGGTTGGCGAATCGGCTCAATTTGCCTTCGTGCGCGGGTATCACCAGCCAATCACCGACTTGACTTTCGAGAGCCTCAACCTGAAAGCCCTGCCATCTCTGCAGGGCATCTCATTTTCCGACACGCTTGCGGGCGACATGACCGTCACTGAGGTTAGCTCGCTCACGGGGCTTCAGGAACTTGCTCTTCGAAACACTCGCATCACCAACAAGTCGCTCCCGGGTCTTGCCCGCATGAGCCATCTCAGAAGGCTCGACGTCCGAGGTACGTCCCTGGAGAGAGAAGACATTGCATTCTTAGAGGAGGCGATTCCAGACGCAGAGATCCTGTCTGACTGGCCAAGCCTTCGATCGGACCACTAA